A section of the Papio anubis isolate 15944 chromosome 4, Panubis1.0, whole genome shotgun sequence genome encodes:
- the LOC101021699 gene encoding keratin-associated protein 10-1-like, with protein MAASTMSVCSSTYSDSWQVDDCPESCCEPPCCAPRCCAPAPCLTLVCTPVSCVSSPCCQAACEPSPCQSGCTSSCTPSCCQQSSCQPACCTSSLCQQVCCVPVCCKPVCCKPVCCVPTCSESSSSCCQQSSCQPACCTSLPCQQACCVPVCCKPVCCVPVCSGASSLCCQQSSCQPACCTTSCCRPSSSVSLLCRPVCRSTCCVPVSSCCTPTSSCQPSCCRPASCVSPFCRPTCSRPTC; from the coding sequence ATGGCCGCATCTACCATGTCCGTCTGCTCCAGCACTTACTCTGACTCCTGGCAGGTGGACGACTGCCCAGAGAGCTGCTGTGAGCCCCCCTGCTGTGCCCCCCGCTGCTGTGCCCCGGCCCCCTGCCTGACCTTGGTCTGCACCCCAGTGAGCTGTGTGTCCAGCCCCTGCTGCCAGGCGGCCTGTGAGCCCAGCCCCTGCCAATCAGGCTGCACCAGCTCCTGCACACCCTCATGCTGCCAGCAGTCCAGCTGCCAGCCGGCTTGCTGCACCTCCTCCCTGTGCCAGCAGGTGTGCTGCGTGCCCGTCTGCTGCAAGCCTGTGTGCTGCAAGCCTGTGTGCTGTGTGCCCACCTGCTCTGAGTCTTCCTCTTCATGCTGCCAACAGTCTAGCTGCCAGCCAGCTTGCTGCACCTCCTTGCCCTGCCAGCAGGCCTGCTGTGTGCCTGTCTGCTGCAAGCCCGTctgctgtgtgcctgtgtgctcTGGGGCTTCCTCTCTGTGCTGCCAGCAGTCTAGCTGCCAGCCGGCTTGCTGCACTACCTCCTGCTGCAGACCCTCCTCCTCTGTGTCCCTCCTCTGCCGCCCCGTTTGCAGGTCCACCTGCTGTGTGCCCGTCTCCTCCTGCTGTacccccacctcctcctgccaGCCCAGCTGCTGCCGCCCAGCCTCCTGCGTGTCCCCCTTCTGCCGCCCCACGTGCTCCCGCCCGACCTGCTGA
- the LOC110740441 gene encoding keratin-associated protein 10-1-like: MAASTMSVCSSDLSYSSRVCLPRSGDSCTDSSWQVDDCPESCCEPPCCAPSCCAPAPCLTLVCTPVSCVSSPCCQVVCEPSPCQSGCTSSSTSSCCQQSSCQPACCTSSPCQQACCVPVCCKPVCCKPVCCVPTCSGDSSSCCQQSSCQPACCTSSPCQQACYVPVCCKPVCCVPVCCGASSCCQQSSCQPVCCASSSCQQACCVPVCCKPVCCKSLCCVPVCSGASSLCCQQSSCQPACCTTSCCRPSSSVSLLCRPVSSSTCCVPVPSCCAPTSSCQPSCCRPASCVSLLCRPTCSRPAC, from the coding sequence ATGGCGGCATCCACCATGTCCGTCTGCTCCAGTGATCTGAGCTATAGCAGCCGGGTCTGCCTGCCCAGATCCGGTGACTCTTGCACTGATTCCTCCTGGCAGGTGGACGACTGCCCAGAGAGCTGCTGTGAGCCCCCCTGCTGCGCCCCCAGCTGCTGCGCCCCAGCCCCCTGCCTGACCCTGGTCTGCACCCCAGTGAGCTGTGTGTCCAGCCCCTGCTGCCAGGTGGTCTGTGAGCCCAGCCCCTGCCAATCAGGCTGCACCAGCTCCTCCACGTCCTCGTGCTGCCAGCAGTCTAGTTGCCAGCCGGCTTGCTGCACCTCCTCCCCCTGCCAGCAGGCCTGCTGTGTGCCCGTCTGCTGCAAGCCTGTGTGCTGCAAGCCTGTCTGCTGTGTGCCCACCTGCTCTGGGGATTCCTCTTCATGCTGCCAGCAGTCTAGCTGCCAGCCGGCTTGCTGCACCTCCTCCCCCTGCCAGCAGGCCTGCTATGTGCCTGTCTGCTGCAAGCCTGTGTGCTGTGTGCCTGTCTGCTGTGGGGCTTCCTCATGCTGCCAGCAGTCTAGCTGCCAGCCAGTTTgctgtgcctcttcctcctgccagCAGGCCTGCTGTGTGCCTGTCTGCTGCAAGCCCGTCTGCTGCaagtccctctgctgtgtgcctgtgtgctcTGGGGCTTCCTCACTGTGCTGCCAGCAGTCTAGCTGCCAGCCGGCTTGCTGCACCACCTCCTGCTGCAGACCCTCCTCCTCTGTGTCCCTCCTCTGCCGCCCCGTGAGCAGCTCCACCTGCTGCGTGCCCGTCCCCTCCTGCTGtgcccccacctcctcctgccaGCCCAGCTGCTGCCGCCCGGCCTCCTGCGTGTCCCTCCTCTGCCGCCCCACGTGCTCCCGCCCAGCCTGCTGA